TTGTCAACATATTCATTCCAATTACAATACAGTGAGTATGTTATTATCACTTAGCTACGACAGAAGAGAATCATGAAACATTATGGCAATGGACAATTTTACAAAACGATAGATGTGAAACTAATTTAGTTAGGTTCTTACAAAGGATATTGTTCAACGTCCAGTGAAGAGATGAGAGattgaaaagtttcaaCTCAATACATAGAGAGacaaacaaacaaacaaacGACAAAAGCAGCAGCAGTTTCTGGTACCGCTTGGCAGACTGGACAGAGAACTGACTTACAGTTTGGCAGAGAGACTTCCACTCGCTAGAGAGAGAATGGAATTGGTAGCACAGACAGAGAGATCCAAAAACATGACGGTACCAGCACTGTTAACTTCTTTCCACACCTTACTAAATTGGCGTTGTCTCTGCCTAATCTCCAGAAACGCAAAACGCAACCCGCCAGAACGATTACTTGCATGGTCAGAAGAACAGCCACGCATGCCCAACATACCATTTACTTCAAAAAATGGCAGGATTTTGATAAACTTTGCATCCGCCCAAGTTTCGGTCAccatttttataaaaaataaaaaaggaTCGAGGGTGTATGGGTTCTAACCAAAACACACAGTCACTTGTAATTATTAACCCGGACTAACAacatctttaatatttttcaattttgttgcaaaattcaaattttaagaataaaGGAACATAGTTAAGTTTGAATAGTAATAgtaaatgaaatttataatatgcaacataataatttatcaagggaatatacatacatatatatatatataataaggtggcttatatttttgattcgTAGTTGTTCTTTTCCCACTGAAAGACACATATTCATTGTTAGCGACAGTACCGTGTGGAAATATGGAAGGtgtttattttaatgtGGATAATGGTTTTATTGAAGGTGTAGTAAGAGGTTATAGAAATGGTTTGCTGACGAgtaatcaatatttgaatttaacaCAATGTGATACTTTagatgattttaaattacaATTGTCTTCTACAGACTATGgaaattttctttcttcagTTGCAACTGAAGGTTTAACTACATCTATTATCCAGGAACTTGCGTCTCAAAAATTGTATCAAGAATTTAACTACATTAGAAACCAAACTAGACGGtttaacaaaaaatttatgGATTTCATTACTTATGGGTACATGATTGATAATGTGACACTGATGATCACTGGGACAATCCACGATCGTGATAAAGCTGAGATTTTACAACGTTGCCATCCTTTAGGTTGGTTCGATACTTTACCAACTTTATCAGTTGCTACGGATCTGGAATCACTATATGAAACTGTCTTGGTTGATACTCCGATTGCTCCTTATTTCAGTAATTGTTTTGATAATGCTGAAGAGTTAGATGATTTAAACATTGAGATCATAAGAAATAAGTTGTACAAAGCTTATTTGAATGATTTTTACAACTTCATATCTTCCGAATTACCTGAACCTGCTAAGGAAGCCATGCAAGATTTGGTCGTGTTTGAAGCTGATAGAAGAAGTATTAACATTGCATTGAACTCATTACAAAGTGAAGATATCGCGCCAGATTTGAAAAGAGAGTTATTACCAGATTTAGGTAAACTATATCCAATAGCTACTGCACATTTAGCTGAAGCACAAGATTTCGAAACTGTAAGAGCTATTGTTGGTAGTGTTTACGAATATAAAGGTATTTTAGAATCAGGTAATCTAGAGGATCACTTTTACAAGTACGAAATGGAATTATGTAGGGATGCATTCACCCAACAATTCGCTGTAAGTACCATATGGGCATGGATGAAATCAAAGGAACAAGAAGTAAGAAATATCACATGGATCGCTGAATGTATCGCTCAGAACCAAAGAGAGAAAATtaacaattatatatctgtGTATTAGTATTACATCTGTATTCTTGTACAATAATATAGGAacataataaaagaaatgatCCTAGATGTTGCGAAATAATAGACATCACGTGGTTTGAAATACCAAGATGGAGTAATGAtgaatacatatataaaagatgCGCGGCTGTTACCTCATCATTTCTGCATAGGTACTTCGTATATAAAACTAACGAGGTTACTCTATTCATATTTGATATAAGGAACCATAAAAGTACCATTGGATATAGATAATTATGACTCAAGGGATCTCTGATAAAAAAACTGATGAAATTATCTCTCGTACCGACGAGGTCGAAATCAAATTCAGGCCCTCAGATTATTTGCGAATGCTTATCggaataatattatttacttCTATCATCTCAAAATTATCTACAGGTAGATTTATAGTATATCCATTAAGCAATGGCACCACAAAGaataatttagaaatatcAAGTTTCTGGTATGACAATTATCAGAACG
The sequence above is drawn from the Tetrapisispora phaffii CBS 4417 chromosome 2, complete genome genome and encodes:
- the VMA6 gene encoding H(+)-transporting V0 sector ATPase subunit d (similar to Saccharomyces cerevisiae VMA6 (YLR447C); ancestral locus Anc_4.338) yields the protein MEGVYFNVDNGFIEGVVRGYRNGLLTSNQYLNLTQCDTLDDFKLQLSSTDYGNFLSSVATEGLTTSIIQELASQKLYQEFNYIRNQTRRFNKKFMDFITYGYMIDNVTLMITGTIHDRDKAEILQRCHPLGWFDTLPTLSVATDLESLYETVLVDTPIAPYFSNCFDNAEELDDLNIEIIRNKLYKAYLNDFYNFISSELPEPAKEAMQDLVVFEADRRSINIALNSLQSEDIAPDLKRELLPDLGKLYPIATAHLAEAQDFETVRAIVGSVYEYKGILESGNLEDHFYKYEMELCRDAFTQQFAVSTIWAWMKSKEQEVRNITWIAECIAQNQREKINNYISVY